The following DNA comes from Nitrogeniibacter aestuarii.
CGCCGCACTCTTGGGGAACGAGACAGCGACAAAGTCCACACCGATCTTGGCCGCGGTGCGGATGTCGTCCATGTCCTTGGCCGTGAGTGCCGGCGCCGACAGACCACCGCCCTGGCGGTTGATCCCCTTGTTGTTGGACAGCAGACCGCCCACCTTGACCCGGCAATGGATGGCCGAGCCCAGCACCTTTTCGACACGCAGCTTGATGCGCCCGTCGTCGAGCAGCAGGATGTCACCGGGGCCCACATCGTTCGGCAGGTCGGGGTAGTCCAGACCGACGGTCTGGTTGTTGCCTTCCTTGCAACTGGCGTCGAGGACGAAATCTGCGCCTTCCTTGAGGGTGATCTTGCCCTCGGCAAATTTGCCGACGCGGATCTTGGGCCCTTGCAGGTCGGCCAGAATGCCGACCGGGCGACCGGCGCGTGCGCTGGCCTCGCGAATGGCTTCGGCGCGTGCGATGTGGTCTTCGGCCGTGCCGTGGGAAAAATTCATGCGGACCACATCGACGCCGGCATGAACCATCCGTTCAAGGACGGGCAGTTCAGACGAACTCGGGCCGAGGGTGGCAACGATCTTGGTGTGGCGAGCCATCAGGACTCCTCTCGATTTATTGTGATTTCTCTGGCTGCTCGCATTCTAGCGCGATGATGTGTCAGTGATGCGCACGCCGAGCGTCATTGCGACTGAGCGTCCTTGGGTATTGCGGAATTCGTCACCTGCGTGCGCCACAGGTTGCTGCCACTGCGCTTGGCTTCATACATGGCTCGATCTGCTGCGGCAATCAGGGCGTTGATGTCGTAACTGTCGGGCGTGTAATGTGCGACGCCGATGCTCACGCCCAGCGACTTTCCATTCACCGACATGGGGCCGACGCTGCGCACCGCGTCAACAATGCGCTCGCACACGCTGTCGATGGTCGATGCGCCCTGAAGGCCGGGGCACAGCAGAACGAACTCGTCGCCTCCGAGCCGTGCTGTCACATCCGATTGGCGGGCGATGCTCTGAAGGCGATCACCGAAGTTCTTCAGTACATGATCGCCGATCGGGTGGCCGAGGGTGTCATTGATGGGTTTGAAGCCGTCGAGGTCGAGCAGGAACAGGGCGCCGCACTCCGATTCGCGCTGAGCGCGGCTGAGGACCCGTTCCGCGGCTTCGAAAAACCCCTTGCGGTTGGTCAGGCCAGTGAGCGCGTCGTGGCGAGCGAGTTGCTGCCAATGCTCTTTTTCGTTCTCCATCTCTTTGTGGCGGCGGGTCAGGCCGATGACGATGGCGATGAAATTACCCAGTGCGAGCAGGAACGCGAGCGTCTGGATGACGCGAAGCTGCTCGGTCCGTTGGACGGAATCGTGCTCCAGGCGGGAGGTCAGCCGGTTCATCAGCTGGAGGATTTCAACGTTGGTGCTGACCATGTAGGTGGCGGCTGGTGCCCACACAGCGTCCGTCTTCGCGTGATCCACCAATTGCACGGTGAGCGGCTTGAGCAGGCGGCGGGCTTCGGCGATGTACTCGCTGGCGGCGCCGTCGACGGCATGCAATTGCACCGTCTTGCCGTCGCCGCCAAGTGTCTGGCCACCGTGAGCGAAGGCTTCAAGTGTCTGATTGAACAGGGAGTAAGCCGAAATGAACTCTTCGGCGGCGAGGTCGGCATGCTCGGGGGCGCTGGAGTTTGCGGCCAGCAAGAGTGATTTGGTCATGCGCTGGGAGAGCATGCGCTGGCGCCCGGCCATGTTGATGGCCACAGCATCCTCAGCCACCTGATGGGCGATCCACAGGTTGGTGACGAGGACGGAAAGGTCCAGTGCCACGAACAGGAGGATTGCCGCAAGCAGGCGTCGCGGGGAAGCGATCAGAGCACTGACGGGGATGGGCATGAATCTATGTTAGGCGCGATCTACACTGATCGATAATGTCTCAACGGCGCGTCCGCATCATGTTTGAGCGATTTTTGCCCTTGCGGGATGGTCGTGCAGCGCCATCAGGACATCGTATAAAAAAGGGCGGCCTCGGGGCCGCCCTTCATCACGTGTGCGCGAACACAACCGGCTTCAGTCGTTGAAGCGCGCTTCGAGTGCTTCGATGGCCGGCAGGGTCTTGCCTTCGAGAAACTCGAGGAAGGCGCCACCACCCGTGGAGATGTAACCCACGTCGCCAGCGATGTCGAACTTGGCAATCGCGGCCAGCGTGTCACCGCCGCCCGCGATTGAGAAGGCTTCGGAGTGGGCAATGGCCGAGGCCATCATCTTGGTGCCACCGGCAAACTGGTTGTACTCGAAAACGCCGACCGGGCCGTTCCAGACGATGGTGCCGGCATGAGCGATGATGTCGGCGAGCTTGGCGGCACTCTTGGGGCCAAAGTCGAGAATGCGGTCGTGATCGGCCACGTCATCAATGGCGACGCGGTTGGCACGGGCCAGCGCAGACACCTCGTCGGCCACGACCACGTCGGTGGGCAGGGGGACTTCGGCGCCACGGGCGGCCATGATGTCCATGACCTCTTTGGCTTCCTTGACCATTTCGGGTTCGGCCAGCGATTCACCGATGTTATGCCCGGCGGCCAGCAGGAAGGTGTTGGCGATGCCGCCACCGACGATCAACTGATCGACCTTGTCGGCCAGCGTCTTGAGGATGGTCAGCTTGGTCGATACCTTGGCACCACCGACAATGGCCACCAGCGGACGTGCCGGGGCGTGCAGAGCCTTGGAGAGCGCGTCGATCTCGGCGCCCATCAGCATGCCGGCGCAGGCGACCGGGGCAAAGCGTGCGATGCCGTGGGTCGTGGCCTGGGCGCGGTGGGCCGTGCCGAAGGCGTCGTTGACGTAAATGTCGCACAGCGCGGCCATCTTCTTCGACAGCGTCTCGTCATCCTTCTTTTCGCCCTTGTTGCAGCGGCAGTTCTCGAGCAGGACGATCTGGCCCGGTTCGACCTCGACGCCACCATCCACCCAGTCGGACACGAGCTTGACCGGCTTGCCCAGCAGCTGACCCAGACGCACTGCGATGGGCGCCAGGGTGTCGTCGGGGCCCACGGTGCCTTCGGTGGGGCGTCCCAGGTGGGAGGTGACCATCACCGCCGCGCCCTTGTCGAGGCAGTACTGGATGGAGGGAATCGAGGCGCGAATGCGGGTGTCTTCGGTGATGTTGCCGGCCTCGTCCTGCGGCACGTTCAGGTCGGCACGGATGAAGACGCGCTTGCCGGCAACGTCCAGGTCCTGAAGCTTTTTGACTTGCATGAGTTGAATCTCCTGAGAATGGTGAGGATGGCGATGGAAGTTGAAAATTCTGTGCGTCAGTGTTGCCAGCGAGGGTGCCAGTGCGAAAGCACGTCCACCATCCGGCTGGCAAAACCCCACTCGTTGTCGAACCACAGCAGCATGGTGGCGAGCCGGTCGCCGCTGACCAGGGTCTGGCCGCCGTCGATGACGGCCGAGTGGGGGTCGTGATTGAAATCGATCGAGGCATGCGCCTGCTCGGTATAGGCGAGCAGATTGGCAAAACGTCCGTGCGCGGCATCGGCCACGAGCCGGTTCAGGCGCTGGGTGTCGACCGGCTGGTGCAGAGTCAGCGTCAGTTCGATGGCCGACACGTTGAGGGTGGGTACGCGGATGGCCTTGGCCTGAACGCGGCCCGTCAGCTGTGGCAACAGACGCTCGACGCCGCGCGCCAGCCCGGTAGCCACCGGGATGATCGACTGCATGGCGGAGCGGGTGCGTCGCAGATCCTTGTCGTGATAGCCGTCGATCAAGGGCTGATCGTTCATCACCGAGTGCAAGGTGGTCAGCAGGGCATGGTCGACGCCAAACGCAGCGTCCAGCAGGCCCAGCACCGGCACGACGGCATTGGTGGTGCAGGAGGCGTTCGAGACGATGGTTTCGGTACCCTTGAGGTCGTCGTGATTGACCCCGAACACGGTCGTGGCATCCACGGCCTCGGCGCTCTGGCCCGGCTGCGAGAGCAGCACACGCGGGCAGCCGGCCTGGATGAACCGGGTCAGGTCTTCACGGGTGCCGTAGCGTCCGGAGCATTCGACGAGCACGTCAATACCGAGGGCTGCCCAATCGACATCCTCCGGGCGCGTGGCGTGAGTGACCACGATGGGCTCGCCATCGATGCGAAGTGCGCCCTCGGCCACATCCACGACACCGGGAAAACGGCCGTGAGTGGAGTCGAAGCGTGTTAGGTATTCGATACTGGCCAGGTCGGCCGGTTCATTGATGGCCACGACTTGCCATTGATCGCGACGCGGCGATTCATACAGCGCGCGCAGGAAGCAACGGCCAATGCGGCCGTAACCGTTGATGGCGATGCGGACGGTCATGAAGGTGTTGCTTGAGCGTTCACGAAATCGGGGGCGCCGTGGCGCCCCCGAAAACGGTCTTACTTGGCAGCGGCGAACGCGCGGGCGGCGTCCAGCATGCGGCAGGAGTAGCCCCACTCGTTGTCGTACCAGGCCAGCACCTTGACCAGATTGCCGTCGATGACGCGGGTCTGGGTCAGGTCGAAGGTGGAGGACACCGTGGTGTGGTTGAAGTCGCTGGACACCAGCGGCTCGTCATTGACGGCCATGATGCCCTTGAGCGGACCGTTGGCGGCCGCGATCATCAGTTCGTTGATCTCTTCCTTGGAGGTCGGACGCTCGGCGGTGAAGGTCAGATCCACCAGCGACACATTCACGGTCGGCACGCGCAGGGCGAAGCCATCGACCTTGCCCTTGAGCTGAGGCAGCACCAGACCCACGGCCTTGGCGGCACCCGTCTTGGTCGGGATGATGTTCTGGGCCGCGGCACGGGCACGACGCAGGTCCTTGTGGCGCACGTCCACGGTCACCTGATCGTTGGTGTAGGCGTGCACGGTGGTCATCAGGCCCTGCTTGATGCCGATGTTGTTTTCCAGCACCTTGGCGACCGGAGCCAGGCAGTTGGTGGTGCAAGAGGCATTGGAGACCACGGTCATGCCGGCGGTCAGCACTTCTTCGTTCACACCCATCACCACGGTGGCGTCCACATCGTCACCGCCCGGGGCGGAGATCAGCACACGCTTGGCGCCCATGTCCAGCAGCTGCTGCGCCTTGGCCTTGGTGGTGTAGGCACCGGTGCACTCCATGAGCACGTCCACGCCATGGTCACCCCAGTTCACGCCCTTCGGATCCTTGGTGGAGTAGAAGGCGATCGGCTTGCCGTCGATGATGATGCAGTTCTCGCCTTCGGTGCTCACCGAAGTGGCGAAACGACCGTGGGTGGTGTCGTACTTGAGCAGGTGGGCGTTGGTGGCCAGATCGCCGGAGGCGTTGATGGCGACCACTTCCAGCTCGTTCTGCAGGCCCAGTTCGTAAATGGCCCGCAGCGTGCAGCGACCGATTCGACCGAAACCGTTGATTGCGACTTTGATGCTCATAGGATTGCTTCCTTTTCCAGGTTTTAGATTCTGTCTCCCTGTCGCGCCTGCGCTCAACCCACCAGGGTGCGCACGGCATCGACGACGGCATCGCTGGTGATGCCGAATTCCTTGAAAAGCTGCCCGGCCGGTGCCGACTCGCCGAAGCGGTCGATACCGATCACAGCGCCTTCAAGGCCTACGTACTTGCGCCAGAAGTCGGTCACACCGGCCTCGATGGCCACGCGGGGAGCACCCGCGGGCAGGACAGAGGCCTTGTAGGCGGCTTCCTGGCGATCGAATACATTGGTACTGGGCATGGACACCACCGACACGAAGGTGCCCACCTCGGCCAGTTTGGCCTGTGCCTCCATGGCCAGCGCGACTTCCGAGCCTGTGGCGATGATAACGGCGTGGGGCGCTTCACCGCGTGAGGCATTGCCGGCTTCGGACAATACGTAGCCACCGCGACGGATGCCGCTCACCTGCGCGGCAGAGCGCGGCTGGAACGGCAGGTTCTGACGCGAGAAGCACAGGGTGCTGGGGCCATCGGCTCGCTCGATGGCGCAGGCCCAGGCCATGGCGGATTCGGTCGTGTCGCACGGGCGCCAGACATCCATGTTGGGGATGTAGCGCAGGGTGGCGATCTGCTCGACCGGCTGGTGGGTCGGGCCATCTTCGCCCAGGCCGATGGAGTCGTGGGTGAAGACGAACAACTGACGGATCTTCATGAGCGCAGCCATGCGCAGCGCATTGCGCGCGTACTCGCTGAACATCAGGAAGGTGGCAGTGTAGGGGATGAGGCCGCCGTGCAGGGCCGCGCCGTTGGCGATGGCGGCCATGCCGAACTCGCGCACGCCGTAATACACGTAGTTGCCGCCATGCTCACGACTGACGCCCTTGGCGCCGGACCACAGGGTCAGGTTGGAGCCGGCCAGATCGGCTGAGCCGCCGAGCAGTTCCGGCAGCTTCGGGGCAAAGGCTTCGATGCTGTTCTGGCTGGCCTTGCGGGTGGCGATGGTCTCGGCTTTGTCGGTGACCTGGTCGAGCACGGCATCCACATGGGCGGTCCAGTCGCTCGGCAGTTTGCCGCTCATCCGGCGCTCGAATTCGGCGGCCAGATCAGGATGCGCAGCACGGTAGGCGGCAAAGCGCGCGTTCCACTCGGCCTCAGCCTGTGCGCCGGCTTCACGTGCGTTCCAGGCCGCGTACACGTCGTCGGGGATTTCGAACGGCGGGTGGCTCCAACCAATGTACTCGCGCGTGGCGGCGATTTCGGCATCCCCCAAGGGGGCGCCGTGCACGTCGTGGCCACCCTGCTTGTTGGGGGCGCCCGCGCCGATGACCGTTTTGCAGCAGATCAGGGTCGGCTGGGTGGTGTTGGACTTGGCCTGTTCGACGGCCGCCTGGATGGCGACCGGGTCGTGGCCCTGCACATCACGGATCACCTGCCAGCCGTAGGCTTCGAAACGCTTGGGCGTGTCGTCGGTGAACCAGCCGTCCACATGGCCGTCGATGGAGATGTTGTTGTCGTCGTAGAAGGCGGTCAGCTTGCCCAGCCCCCAGGTGCCGGCCAGCGAGCAGGCTTCGTGGGAGATGCCTTCCATCAGGCAGCCATCACCCAGGAACACCCAGGTGCGGTGATCGACGATGTCGTGTCCTGGCTGGTTGAATTCGTCCGCCAGCACTTTTTCGGCCAGCGCCATGCCGACCGCGTTGGTGATGCCCTGGCCGAGCGGGCCGGTGGTGGTTTCGATGCCGGGCGCGTAGCCGTATTCCGGGTGCCCCGGGGTCTTGCTGTGTAGCTGACGGAAGTTTTTCAGATCGTCAATGGACAGATCGTAGCCGGTCAGATGCAGCAGCGCATAGATGAGCATGGAGCCGTGACCGTTGGACAGCACGAAGCGGTCGCGATCGGCCCAGTCCGGGTTGGCCGGGTTGTGCTTGAGATGATGGCGCCACAACACTTCGGCGATTTCCGCCATCCCCATGGGTGCGCCCGGGTGGCCCGATTTGGCCTTCTGGACGGCGTCCATCGCCAGGGCGCGAATGGCACCGGTGATGGGATTGAACTGGGGGGCGGTGATGTTGCGCTCGACTGACATTGCTCTCTCGCGACGGGTGAGTCTGTGGCGGAAAAGGCGCAATTATCGTCGAAATGGGCCCACTTGGGTAGTTTCGAGACACTGGCGCCTGTCACACCTGATGTAACGTGGAAACTAAATTAACTTAATGGAATCATTAATTTGCTTGATCTTTACACCCACTGGCGTCGGCGCTCCATGAGCTTCCAGATCAGCGGGGTGAGGATCAACTGCATGGCCAGGTCGAGCCGACCGCCGGGCACGACAATGGTATTGGCGCGCGACATGAACGAGTCGTGCAGCATGCGCAGCAGGTAAGGGAAGTCCACCCCGCGTGGATCCTTGAAACGAATCACGACCATCGATTCTTCCAGCGTCGGTACGTCGCGCGCCGAAAACGGGTTGGAGGTGTCCACCACCGGCACGCGCTGGAAGTTGATGTGGGTGCGTGAGAACTGCGGCACGATGAAGTGGACGTAGTCGTGCATCCGTCGCAGCACCGTGTCCTGAACGGCTTCCTTCGAGTAACCGCGCACCCGGGTGTCCCGATGCAGCTTCTGGATCCACTCCAGGTTGATCGTCGGCACCACACCAATGAGCAGGTCCACATGGCGTGCCACGTCGACCTCTTCAGTCACCACGGCGCCATGCAGGCCTTCGTAGAACAGGCAGTCGGTGCCCACCGGCAGGTCTTCCCACTCGGTGAAGGAGCCCATCGGCAGTCCTGTCTGTACCGCCTGCGCTTCGTCGTGGATGTAATAGCGCCGCCGCCCGGTGGCCGAATCACCGTAGGAGCGGAACAACTGCTCCAGCAGGTCGAGCTTGTTCGACTCGGGGCCGAAATGGCTGATGCCGCGTTTGTTCTGCGCTTCGGCCTGCTCGATTTCCCGCTTCATCTCGTCGCGGGTATAGCGATGGAAGCTGTCACCCTCCACGATGGCGGCATTGACGTTTTCGCGATGAAAGATCGCCTCGAACGTGTGCTTGACCGTGGTGGTGCCCGCGCCCGACGAGCCGGTCACGGCGATGATCGGATGCTTCATGGACATGGGAGTGCTCCGGAAAGGGGAAAATCAGGGGCGGCAGGGCGTCATGCCCTGCAGTCAGTGGTTCTGCAGCCAGGTGCGCCACTCGGTAAACAGGCTCGGGCAGGAGGCGGCAATGACACCTCGTTTGACCGCCGGGCCGGCCAGCAGGTCGCCGCCATCGAGCGAGACCGCGGTGCCACCCGCTTCTTCGAGAATGAGATGCCCTGCGGCGTAATCCCACAGCATCTGCCCACCATGCAGGTAGACATCCAGTCTACCTGCGGCCACGAAACACCATTCGAGCGCGCTGGAACCGAAGTTGCGCTGAGAGTAATAGGGAGGGCGCACGGCCAGTTCATCGCCCAGATGGTTGCTGATGCGCTTGAAGTCAACGCCGGCGACGGCGTCTTTCAGTTCGGGCGCGGGCTCGCGTAGCGGAAGTTCCGATCCGTTGAGGAACGCGCCGGCCCCCCGCGCGGCGTAGAACGATTCGTCCGTCGCCGGGTTATAGACCACGCCGAACAGCGGTTTGTGGTCCATGAGATAGGCCACCGAGACGGCAAAGAACGGAATGCCATTGGCGAAGTTCGTGGTGCCGTCGATCGGGTCGATGCACCAGAGGCCGCGTTTGCCCTCGGCCCACAGGTGCGCCTGCTCCTCTTGCGTCATCTCTTCGCCCAGGACCGGACCCGGCGCGAGGTTGGGCAAGGCTTTTTCGAGCAGTCGCTGGGATTCCAGATCGGCCTCGGTGAACAGTGAACCGTCACTCTTGCGACGGCGGGCGACGTTCAGATAGCGCGGCAGGATGGCCTCCCGGGCGATTTCGCGAACGAGGGACTCAAGGGCGTGGGCGCGGGACAGGCGCTTGGCGGCGGTGTTCATGCTACCTCCAGCCGCACGGGCATGCGGCAGATGGATCTCGGTGATGCGGGGCGTGACGTGGAGGTCGCCTCGCGCGATTTCAGACGTCGTTGTCGGCCCTATAATAGCACGATGATTTTTCGCTTCTTTTGCCCAATCCCGCTCGTGGCGGGCGATTGCGTCGAGCTTCCTGAGGCCGCGGCGCATCATGCAGCGCGTGTTCTCAGGCTGTCGCCGGGTGCGGCGGTCGTGCTCTTCGACGGGGAGGGCGGGGCATGTGCCGGCACCATTGCTGCGGTCAAACCCCGCGTGACGGTCGATCTCCTGCAGGCTCTGCCCGCAGAGCCGCCATCGCCGGTACGCGTGACGCTTGTGCAAGCGTTGGCCGCGGCCGACAAGATGGACTGGGTGATTCAGAAAGCGGTTGAACTGGGGGTGAGCGCCATCGTGCCAGTGGCGGCGAAGCGCTCCATCCTCAGACTCGATGGTGCCCGTGCTGAAAAGCGCATGGCTCACTGGCGCAACATCGTCGTTTCCGCCTGCGAGCAATGCGGGCGCAATACCATGCCCGAACTTGCGCCCATTCAGCCACTGGGCCAATGGCTGGCCAAGGCGCAGGGGGGCTGGGTGTTGGCGCCTGGCGCCGTTCAGCCGCTGCGTGAACAGGCCCGCCCGGCGGCTGACCTGACGATTTACGTGGGGCCGGAAAGCGGTTGGGAAGAGGCGGAGCTCACGGCCATGGCAGCGCGCTGTATCGAACCGGTGCAACTGGGCCCACGTGTATTGCGCACCGAGACGGCCGGCCTGGCTGCCCTGTCGGCCATCCAAGCCCTCTGGGGCGATTTTTGAAGGATTGACACATGTTCGAATCCGCCGAGTTGGGACACCGGGTCGACAAGGCCGCCTATGAGGCCGAGGTGCCTGAATTGCGCACCCAGCTCCTCGATGCCCAGTTCGATCTGCTCGAATCGGCCGGTTTCGCGGTCGTGATCCTCGTCAATGGCGTCGATGCTGCCGGCAAGGGGGAAACGGTCAAGCTGCTGAACGAATGGCTCGATCCCCGCCACGTCATGACCCGCGCCTTCGACGCGCCATCGTCTGAAGAGCAGGAGCGCCCCCCGATGTGGCGTTTCTGGCGGGCCCTGCCGCCCAAGGGAAAGATCGGCGTGCTCTTCGGCAACTGGTACGAAGGGCCCATCAACGCCCGGGTCGAAAAAGACATCAAGCAAAGCGAGCTCGATCAACGCCTGGCTGAAATCAACCGCTTCGAGCAGATGCTCACGCGCGAAGGCGTGGTGTTGCTCAAGTTCTGGTTCCATCTTTCGTGCAAGCAGCAAAAGGCGCGGCTGGAAAAGCTCGAGTCCGACCCGCTGACCCGATGGCGCGTTACCAGAGCGGATTGGCGTAACTACAAGCAATATGATCGACGGCATGATGTGGCCGAGCATGTGGTGCGTCACACAAGCACCGCCGAGGCACCCTGGCTTATCGTGGATGGTTCCGACGAGCGTTATCGCGGTCTGCTCGTCGGTCAAACCCTGCTCGACGCACTCAGAAAGCGGCTCGACGTGGCGCACAAGTGGCAGGCCCGTGTCAGCACGGCGCCTTTGCCGCCGCAGCTCGATGAGCGCAATTTGCTGCGCCAGCTGGTGCTCGATCAGCCTCTGGACAAGAAGGATTACAACAAGGAACTGGAGCGCTGGCAGGGGCGCCTGGCGTTGTTGACCCGCAGCAAGGCCTTTTGCGAGCGCTCTCTGGTGCTGGTGTTCGAAGGAATGGACGCGGCCGGCAAAGGCGGTTCGATCCGGCGGGTAACCGCGGCGCTCGATACGCGGCAGTACCAGGTCGTGCCCATTGCCGCCCCGACAGAGGAAGAACGTGCGCAGCCTTATCTGTGGCGCTTCTGGCGTCATGTGCCGCGGCAGGGCAAGGCGGTGATTTTCGACCGCTCCTGGTATGGGCGCGTACTGGTCGAGCGGGTCGAGGGTTTCTGCTCGGAAGCCGACTGGATGCGCGCGTACGAGGAAATCAACGACTTTGAGGATGCCCTGATCCGGGCGGGTGCCGTGGTGGTGAAGTTCTGGCTGGCGATCAGTGACGAAGAGCAACTGGCCCGTTTCAAGGCGCGGGAAGTGGAGCCGCACAAGCGCCACAAGATCACCGACGAAGACTGGCGCAATCGCGAGAAATGGCCGCAATACGAACGTGCGGTGTGCGACATGATCGACCGGACCAGTACCGAGGCTGCACCGTGGACCCTGATCGAGGCAGACAATAAGCGATTCGCCCGCATCAAGGTGTTGCGCACGATCTGCGAACAGCTTGAATCCGCGTTCGATGAATAAATCAACCTGCACGATGTGCAAGCTGTCGCGCAATGCACAATCCCGTTAAACTGCGCCTCATTCAACGACTTCCGGCGGATGTTTCATCCCGTTCATGAGCTTGGGAGGCCTCGTGCATTCAGATCCAGACATGCTAGACCCGGCCAAGACGGCCAGTGATCTCACCCGTCACTTCGTGGCATGGGTGCGAGGTGCCGCGCCCTACATCCACGCCTTCCGTGGCAAGACGTTCGTGATCGGGTTCGGTGGCGAGGTGGCGACGGGGCAACTGGGCCAGGCGCTGGCCTACGATTGCAACCTGCTGGCAGCCTTGGGCATCCGGCTGGTGCTTGTCCATGGCGCGCGCCCGCAGATCGACGCAGAAATGGAGCGGCGCGGGCTGGAGTCCCGTTTTCACAACGGCGTGCGGGTCACCGATGCCGCAGCGCTCGATTGTGTGAAGTCGGCCATGGCGGTCACACGTCTTGAGCTCGAAGCGCGGCTCTCGCAGGGGCTGCCCAACACCCCCATGGCCGGAAGCTACATGCGCGTGACCGGGGGAAATTTCATCACGGCGCGGCCGGTCGGCGTGGTCGACGGGGTGGATCTTCAGTTCACCGGGAAAGTGCGCAAGATCATGGCCGACGAAATCGCCGCCGACCTGGATCAACAGAATGTGGTCCTGATCTCGTCGCTGGGGACATCGCCGTCGGGTGAGATTTTCAACCTGCCCGTCGAGGAAGTGGCCGAATCCGTGGCCGTGGCGCTGAACGCCGAAAAGCTGCTGTACCTGTGCGATGCGCCGGGTCTGCTCGACGAACAGGGGGAGTTGATCGATTCGGTCACCGCCGATGAAGCCGAGCGCATGCTGCTCGCTGGCCAGGGACTGACCGAGGATCTTGACCTGTTTCTGCCGTGTGCCATTCGGGCGGTGCGTCAGGGCGTCCACCGGGCTCACCTCATCGACCGCGATCGGGACGGTGGTCTGTTGCTCGAATTCTTTACCCACCAGGGCGTGGGTACCATTCTGTCGCGCGATCCGCTCTTCCGTCTGCGAGAAGCCACCGTAGAAGACGTGGGGGCCCTGGTGACGCTTCTGGAGCCTCTGGAGGCGGATGGCACATTGGTGCGTCGTGGTCGCGAGTTGCTTGAACAGGAAATCACCCGTTTTTCGGTGGTGGAGCACGACGGCGTGCTGGTCGGCTGTGCCGCGCTCTATCCCTTCAGCGAAGAGAAGGCGGGGGAAATGGCGTGTGTGGCAGTGATGACCGAGTTCCGTCGCGCCGGCCTGGGGGAAATGCTCATGCGTCGCATCGAGCGCCGCGCTCGCGAACAGCAGCTTGAGGCGCTGTTCGTGCTCACGACACGGACGGCCCACTGGTTTCGCGAGCGTGGCTTTGACGAGGTGAGCCCGGACCGTCTGCCCAGTCTGAAGCGGGAGCTCTACAACCTGCAGCGGCGATCCAAGGTGCTCATGAAGCCGATCTGAGGCGGCAGCGCAGCACGGGCGTGGCAATCACGCTAGAATGAACCATTGTTTTTCCGCTATCAGAACGCAGGTATCGACATGACGCGAATGGTCAAATGCATCAAGCTGGGTGAGGAAATGGAAGGGCTGGATCGCCCGCCGGTGCCCGGCGAGCTGGGTAAGAAAATCTACGAAAACGTGTCCAAGGAAGCGTGGGCCCAGTGGGTGAAGCATCAGACGATGCTGATCAACGAAAACCGCCTGAACCTGATGGATGCGCGTGCGCGGAAGTACCTGTCGGAGCAGATGGAACGCCATTTCTTCGGTGACGGTGCTGATGGCATCGGTGGGTTCGTGCCGCCGTCTGCCTGAATCGGGCGCTGCACAACAAAAAAGGACGGCCGTGGCCGTCCTTTTTTGTCGGGTGTCGTGATCCGGCCTCAGTCGTTGGCCACTTCCTGCTCGAGGGCTTCGATGCCCGCGTGGCGAATATCCCGACCCTTGACCATATAAACCACGTACTCGGACATGTTCTTGGCATGATCGCCGATGCGCTCGACGGCCTTGGCCATGAACAGCATGTCGATGCCGGCCGAGATGGTGCGCGGGTCTTCCATCAGGAAGGTGA
Coding sequences within:
- the tkt gene encoding transketolase, coding for MSVERNITAPQFNPITGAIRALAMDAVQKAKSGHPGAPMGMAEIAEVLWRHHLKHNPANPDWADRDRFVLSNGHGSMLIYALLHLTGYDLSIDDLKNFRQLHSKTPGHPEYGYAPGIETTTGPLGQGITNAVGMALAEKVLADEFNQPGHDIVDHRTWVFLGDGCLMEGISHEACSLAGTWGLGKLTAFYDDNNISIDGHVDGWFTDDTPKRFEAYGWQVIRDVQGHDPVAIQAAVEQAKSNTTQPTLICCKTVIGAGAPNKQGGHDVHGAPLGDAEIAATREYIGWSHPPFEIPDDVYAAWNAREAGAQAEAEWNARFAAYRAAHPDLAAEFERRMSGKLPSDWTAHVDAVLDQVTDKAETIATRKASQNSIEAFAPKLPELLGGSADLAGSNLTLWSGAKGVSREHGGNYVYYGVREFGMAAIANGAALHGGLIPYTATFLMFSEYARNALRMAALMKIRQLFVFTHDSIGLGEDGPTHQPVEQIATLRYIPNMDVWRPCDTTESAMAWACAIERADGPSTLCFSRQNLPFQPRSAAQVSGIRRGGYVLSEAGNASRGEAPHAVIIATGSEVALAMEAQAKLAEVGTFVSVVSMPSTNVFDRQEAAYKASVLPAGAPRVAIEAGVTDFWRKYVGLEGAVIGIDRFGESAPAGQLFKEFGITSDAVVDAVRTLVG
- a CDS encoding phosphoribulokinase, producing the protein MSMKHPIIAVTGSSGAGTTTVKHTFEAIFHRENVNAAIVEGDSFHRYTRDEMKREIEQAEAQNKRGISHFGPESNKLDLLEQLFRSYGDSATGRRRYYIHDEAQAVQTGLPMGSFTEWEDLPVGTDCLFYEGLHGAVVTEEVDVARHVDLLIGVVPTINLEWIQKLHRDTRVRGYSKEAVQDTVLRRMHDYVHFIVPQFSRTHINFQRVPVVDTSNPFSARDVPTLEESMVVIRFKDPRGVDFPYLLRMLHDSFMSRANTIVVPGGRLDLAMQLILTPLIWKLMERRRQWV
- a CDS encoding inositol monophosphatase family protein, with protein sequence MNTAAKRLSRAHALESLVREIAREAILPRYLNVARRRKSDGSLFTEADLESQRLLEKALPNLAPGPVLGEEMTQEEQAHLWAEGKRGLWCIDPIDGTTNFANGIPFFAVSVAYLMDHKPLFGVVYNPATDESFYAARGAGAFLNGSELPLREPAPELKDAVAGVDFKRISNHLGDELAVRPPYYSQRNFGSSALEWCFVAAGRLDVYLHGGQMLWDYAAGHLILEEAGGTAVSLDGGDLLAGPAVKRGVIAASCPSLFTEWRTWLQNH
- a CDS encoding 16S rRNA (uracil(1498)-N(3))-methyltransferase; translation: MIFRFFCPIPLVAGDCVELPEAAAHHAARVLRLSPGAAVVLFDGEGGACAGTIAAVKPRVTVDLLQALPAEPPSPVRVTLVQALAAADKMDWVIQKAVELGVSAIVPVAAKRSILRLDGARAEKRMAHWRNIVVSACEQCGRNTMPELAPIQPLGQWLAKAQGGWVLAPGAVQPLREQARPAADLTIYVGPESGWEEAELTAMAARCIEPVQLGPRVLRTETAGLAALSAIQALWGDF
- the pap gene encoding polyphosphate:AMP phosphotransferase; the protein is MFESAELGHRVDKAAYEAEVPELRTQLLDAQFDLLESAGFAVVILVNGVDAAGKGETVKLLNEWLDPRHVMTRAFDAPSSEEQERPPMWRFWRALPPKGKIGVLFGNWYEGPINARVEKDIKQSELDQRLAEINRFEQMLTREGVVLLKFWFHLSCKQQKARLEKLESDPLTRWRVTRADWRNYKQYDRRHDVAEHVVRHTSTAEAPWLIVDGSDERYRGLLVGQTLLDALRKRLDVAHKWQARVSTAPLPPQLDERNLLRQLVLDQPLDKKDYNKELERWQGRLALLTRSKAFCERSLVLVFEGMDAAGKGGSIRRVTAALDTRQYQVVPIAAPTEEERAQPYLWRFWRHVPRQGKAVIFDRSWYGRVLVERVEGFCSEADWMRAYEEINDFEDALIRAGAVVVKFWLAISDEEQLARFKAREVEPHKRHKITDEDWRNREKWPQYERAVCDMIDRTSTEAAPWTLIEADNKRFARIKVLRTICEQLESAFDE